A genomic stretch from Lathyrus oleraceus cultivar Zhongwan6 chromosome 2, CAAS_Psat_ZW6_1.0, whole genome shotgun sequence includes:
- the LOC127123076 gene encoding uncharacterized protein LOC127123076, which translates to MKTRKGKSGVELMSARKDKKTVGIGPSKPWSKVEIKKRKVRDDSEPEEDVEEDVPEISLAKKTTVRKSLIKVPVVHLDNISFDLEDEVAKWKFVIQRRVAVERELSKDVADVKEVMDLIQAAGLLKTIVGFSQCYEGLIKDFIVNILEDISDKNNKEFCKVYVRGKCITFSPTVINNFLGRNNEGTRELEVIDNQVCREITGKQVKVWPFKKHLSAGKLTIKYAILHKIGADNWVPTNHISTIANTLGRFIFVVGTKVKFDYGRYMFDQIIKHATTNVVKLPIAFPFMICGIILNQHPGILCSNDLPSRRKPFTFVHYKLFEGSHVEDIIMTSAMRRPVSKVGAISELKETCKELGEGIRVATARKQYLEALIESLEQAEGENVEHANVSHEEEAEAHTSSERSANNDDASGNSASGAAEEVANSSSTEYLYWLWSLVF; encoded by the coding sequence ATGAAGACTCGCAAAGGAAAATCTGGGGTTGAACTTATGTCAGCTAGAAAAGATAAGAAGACTGTTGGAATTGGTCCCTCCAAACCATGGAGCAAGGTTGAAATaaagaagaggaaggtcagagatGATTCTGAGCCTGAAgaggatgttgaggaagatgtccctgaAATCTCGCTTGCGAAGAAAACTACTGTTAGGAAGTCTCTTATTAAAGTACCTGTTGTTCATTTGGATAACATCTCATTTGATCTTGAGGATGAAGTTGCTaagtggaaatttgtgattcaGAGAAGGGTAGCTGTGGAAAGGGAATTGTCAAAAGATGTTGCTGATgtcaaggaggtcatggacctgatacAAGCTGCTGGGCTTTTGAAGACTATTGTTGGGTTCTCTCAATGCTATGAAGGTTTAATCAAGGATTTTATTGTTAATATTCTTGAGGATATTTCTGATAAGAACAACAAGGAGTTCTGCAAGGTGTATGTGAGGGGTAAGTGTATAACATTCTCTCCTACTGTTATTAATAATTTTCTAGGCAGAAATAATGAGGGTACAAGAGAATTAGAGGTTATAGACAATCAGGTATGTAGGGAGATTACAGGTAAGCAGGTGAAAGTTTGGCCCTTTAAAAAGCATCTTTCTGCTGGGAAGTTAACTATCAAGTATGCTATCCTGCATAAAATAGGAGCTGATAATTGGGTCCCTACCAACCATATCTCCACCATTGCTAATACTCTTGGGAGGTTTATTTTTGTTGTTGGGACAAAAGTGAAATTTGACTATGGTAGATATATGTTTGATCAAATCATCAAGCATGCAACTACTAATGTTGTTAAGCTGCCAATTGCTTTTCCCTTTATGATCTGTGGAATTATCTTGAATCAACATCCTGGTATTCTGTGCTCAAATGATTtacctagtagaagaaaaccATTTACGTTTGTGCACTACAAACTCTTTGAAGGGAGTCATGTCGAGGATATTATCATGACATCTGCCATGAGGAGGCCAGTCTCAAAAGTTGGAGCAATTTCTGAGCTTAAGGAGACATGCAAAGAGCTAGGTGAAGGGATTAGGGTAGCCACAGCTAGAAAACAATATTTGGAAGCCTTGATTGAAAGCTTGGAGCAGGCTGAGGGTGAGAATGTTGAACATGCTAATGTCAGCCATGAAGAAGAAgctgaagcccacacctctagtgagaggtctgctAACAATGATGATGCAAGTGGCAATTCTGCTTCTGGTGCTGCTGAAGAGGTTGCAAACTCAAGCTCTACCGAGTATCTCTATTGGCTCTGGTCCCTCGTGTTTTGA